From one Saprospiraceae bacterium genomic stretch:
- a CDS encoding DUF1080 domain-containing protein: MVTRILLWLFSCICIQGYAQPSTLKFGKELSSVHIASKSKKKSVPIEWVNVNTAPDTWSLLKKELICTGRPIGVMRSKYQYENFLLHVEWKHIEPGGNSGVFIWSDAVPGEQNRLPNGVEVQMLELDWVKLNTKDGVEPPIAYVHGELFGVGGVETIPDNPRGTRSKSIENRCKGRGEWNTYDVVCVDGVVKLSVNGKFVNGLARASQKRGYLCLESEGAEIHFRNFTLMELPTGIVSNHEAAAIINE; encoded by the coding sequence ATGGTAACTCGAATATTGCTGTGGCTTTTCTCGTGTATTTGCATTCAAGGTTACGCCCAACCATCCACTTTAAAGTTTGGTAAAGAATTGAGTTCAGTGCATATCGCTTCAAAAAGCAAAAAAAAGTCTGTCCCCATCGAATGGGTCAATGTCAACACAGCTCCTGATACCTGGTCCTTGCTAAAAAAGGAGCTGATTTGCACCGGAAGACCCATCGGGGTGATGCGCAGTAAATATCAATACGAAAACTTCCTCCTGCATGTGGAGTGGAAACATATCGAACCAGGTGGTAACTCCGGTGTATTCATCTGGAGTGATGCCGTTCCGGGTGAACAGAATCGCCTTCCCAATGGGGTGGAAGTACAGATGCTGGAGCTGGATTGGGTGAAGCTGAATACTAAAGATGGAGTAGAGCCGCCGATCGCTTATGTGCATGGTGAGCTTTTTGGGGTTGGTGGGGTAGAAACCATTCCTGATAACCCTCGGGGTACCAGGAGTAAATCGATTGAAAACCGGTGTAAGGGAAGGGGAGAATGGAACACGTATGATGTAGTATGCGTCGATGGTGTGGTAAAACTCTCTGTGAATGGAAAATTTGTCAATGGCCTGGCCCGGGCAAGCCAGAAAAGAGGATATCTCTGTCTTGAATCTGAAGGCGCTGAGATACACTTTCGCAATTTTACTTTGATGGAACTGCCGACAGGTATAGTTTCAAACCACGAGGCCGCTGCGATTATCAACGAGTGA
- a CDS encoding SusC/RagA family TonB-linked outer membrane protein, protein MKATFILLLLGICSFSMAQRTITGQVKDADDETLPGVSIIIKGTSIGTTSDIDGNYSLTVSDEATDLIFNYIGYEAITVAINGQSVINVVMNNVTELQEVVVSALGFTSKRDRAGSTSSSISSNAIRTSGETGILNSLAGKAAGVKIARANGDPGAGTSIQIRGANTIGGSAQPLVIVDGVPLSNDNLYGSGSSRSGGVSQQSRLNDLNPEDIESVQVLKGASAAALWGSRAANGVLVITTKQGKLNQKINISYSSSYSIDEVNRRHPMQTVFGQGAAGKYSPTATNSWGDKIADRPGGEDVLTTTGEYFLGDNGVKVFPIKTKNSRDIYEDANFDGVFQKGNFLENNLTITGGSGKTTNFFSIGNLTQKGIVRNSDYNRFTMRFNNQTYFNDIINLTTKANYIATGSNRIQQNSNTAGLYLGLLRTPPDFNNEPYVGTHFTAAGVASPGRQRSYRRYLGNNINPTYNNPLWTTNEQEATTKVNRFNVSSNLNINPVKWLNFDLRGGMDSYLDKRVYFSPIGSASFNNGRLDNEDISNTEINVDAIARADFPKLLGSNIGMNVTLGYNINDRQRKVLYVATSNFLVNSKIQNFNNGVSPFDVSNSLNHIRSNRLYSLLSFDAFDQLFLNLSGTQEAASSISGTYFYPSADLAWQFTKLADLKSNLLSFGKLRLSWGQVGVQPNPYRFGTTYETFSYSTYDDAIDINEFGGGFRLNDDQGNPFLKPEIKTEFEIGTDLRFFKDRFSIGATYYRNEIKDILLAVSLSPSSGFLSKYANAGRMQNRGLEIDYGFKLFDKKNYGLELYGNFNNNKNEVTDLAGVDRVPLTDQSITSNAIVGQPLGILFGSRAARTASGALILDERGFPTLDPVQGIIGDPNPDWRGGLGLRGNYKNLNFNVLFETYQGGDFAERSRFVLNSFGTYADVGNEVTLTKDLKNSAGKTFTAGSTVRGNIYNYGGGDVLQDESWYTSLGGGLGGSAINEFSIADGSWTRLREVSLGYSITGPKFKKATKLSSIDLSISGRNLVLWSDILGIDPEVNQSGVDNGFGIEYFTNPSTRSWVVSLKINY, encoded by the coding sequence ATGAAAGCAACATTTATATTGCTATTGCTTGGCATTTGCTCTTTTTCAATGGCACAGCGCACGATCACCGGTCAGGTCAAAGATGCCGATGATGAGACCTTACCAGGGGTATCCATCATCATCAAAGGGACTAGCATCGGTACGACATCTGATATCGATGGCAATTATTCTCTCACAGTATCTGATGAAGCAACAGATCTGATATTTAATTATATCGGTTACGAAGCTATCACTGTAGCGATCAATGGACAATCTGTGATCAATGTAGTGATGAACAATGTGACAGAATTGCAAGAGGTGGTAGTCAGTGCACTGGGATTCACCAGCAAGCGTGACCGTGCAGGATCTACTTCTTCATCCATTTCGTCTAACGCCATACGCACTTCAGGAGAGACTGGCATTTTAAACAGCCTTGCAGGAAAAGCTGCAGGTGTGAAAATAGCCCGTGCCAATGGAGACCCTGGTGCAGGTACCAGCATCCAAATCAGGGGTGCCAATACGATCGGAGGATCCGCCCAGCCGCTTGTCATCGTAGATGGTGTGCCTCTGTCCAATGACAATTTATATGGTAGCGGTAGTTCACGAAGTGGTGGGGTATCTCAGCAATCACGTTTAAATGACCTTAATCCTGAAGATATAGAGTCTGTGCAAGTGCTTAAAGGAGCATCAGCAGCAGCACTTTGGGGATCCAGGGCCGCCAATGGGGTATTGGTCATCACGACAAAACAAGGCAAGCTCAATCAAAAGATCAATATATCTTATTCATCCAGTTACTCTATAGATGAAGTCAATCGCAGGCACCCCATGCAGACCGTTTTTGGTCAGGGTGCCGCTGGCAAATACAGCCCTACTGCCACCAATAGCTGGGGAGATAAAATCGCTGACCGACCAGGAGGAGAGGATGTGTTGACCACTACCGGCGAATATTTTCTGGGGGACAACGGGGTAAAAGTGTTTCCGATCAAAACCAAAAACTCCAGAGATATTTATGAAGATGCCAATTTTGACGGGGTCTTCCAAAAAGGGAATTTTTTAGAAAATAACCTTACCATCACCGGAGGGAGTGGTAAAACGACTAATTTCTTCAGCATAGGTAATCTTACTCAGAAAGGTATCGTCCGCAACAGTGATTATAACAGATTCACCATGCGGTTTAATAACCAGACTTATTTTAATGATATCATCAACCTGACTACCAAGGCTAATTATATTGCTACGGGAAGCAATAGAATCCAACAAAACTCCAATACAGCAGGATTATACCTGGGATTACTTCGTACACCTCCGGATTTTAATAATGAACCCTATGTAGGCACTCATTTTACCGCTGCAGGAGTAGCGTCACCCGGAAGGCAACGCAGTTATAGAAGATATCTCGGTAATAATATCAATCCTACCTATAACAATCCGCTTTGGACTACCAACGAACAAGAAGCAACTACCAAGGTCAATCGATTCAATGTGTCCTCTAACCTCAATATCAATCCGGTAAAATGGCTCAATTTTGACCTACGAGGTGGTATGGACTCCTATCTTGACAAACGGGTGTATTTTTCACCTATCGGTTCCGCCTCATTTAATAATGGAAGATTGGACAATGAAGACATCTCCAATACCGAGATCAATGTTGATGCAATAGCCCGGGCAGATTTCCCCAAACTGCTGGGAAGTAATATCGGTATGAATGTCACGCTCGGCTATAATATCAATGACCGTCAGCGTAAAGTCTTATACGTAGCTACCAGCAATTTTTTGGTCAACAGCAAAATACAGAATTTTAACAATGGCGTATCGCCGTTTGATGTGTCCAACTCGCTCAATCATATCCGCTCTAATCGTTTATATTCTTTGCTTTCGTTTGATGCCTTCGACCAGTTATTTTTAAATCTGTCTGGTACCCAGGAAGCAGCCTCCTCTATCAGTGGGACTTATTTTTATCCTTCTGCAGACCTGGCATGGCAGTTTACCAAATTGGCTGATTTAAAAAGCAATCTTTTGTCTTTTGGTAAGTTGAGATTGTCCTGGGGACAAGTAGGGGTACAACCTAATCCTTATCGTTTTGGTACTACCTACGAGACTTTTAGTTACAGCACCTATGATGATGCCATAGACATCAACGAATTTGGTGGAGGATTCCGCCTCAACGATGATCAGGGCAACCCATTTTTAAAGCCTGAGATCAAAACGGAATTTGAGATAGGTACTGATTTACGATTCTTTAAAGACCGGTTCAGTATAGGCGCAACCTATTATCGCAATGAGATCAAAGACATTCTCCTTGCAGTGAGTCTTTCGCCCAGTTCAGGATTTTTATCCAAATATGCCAATGCCGGTCGTATGCAGAATCGTGGACTTGAGATCGACTATGGATTTAAACTTTTTGATAAGAAAAATTATGGTCTGGAACTCTATGGTAATTTCAACAATAATAAAAATGAAGTTACTGACCTGGCTGGAGTAGACAGAGTGCCCCTTACGGATCAATCTATCACCTCCAATGCCATCGTCGGACAACCTCTGGGCATATTGTTCGGTAGCCGGGCTGCCAGGACAGCGAGTGGTGCCTTAATCCTTGATGAGCGCGGTTTTCCAACACTCGATCCCGTACAAGGCATCATCGGTGATCCCAATCCCGATTGGAGGGGAGGTCTTGGCCTTAGAGGAAATTATAAAAACCTCAATTTTAATGTATTGTTTGAGACCTATCAGGGAGGTGATTTTGCGGAACGAAGCCGGTTTGTATTAAACAGTTTTGGAACTTATGCTGATGTGGGCAATGAAGTGACTTTGACCAAAGATTTGAAGAATTCTGCTGGTAAAACATTTACCGCTGGAAGTACTGTCAGAGGCAATATTTATAATTATGGAGGTGGAGATGTACTGCAGGATGAAAGCTGGTATACCAGTCTTGGAGGCGGTCTCGGTGGTTCTGCCATCAATGAATTTTCTATCGCCGATGGCAGCTGGACTCGTTTGCGCGAGGTGTCACTGGGTTATAGCATTACAGGACCTAAATTTAAAAAAGCAACCAAACTCAGTTCTATTGATCTTTCGATCTCAGGTCGTAACCTGGTATTGTGGTCAGACATCCTGGGTATAGATCCTGAGGTCAATCAGTCCGGAGTAGACAATGGATTTGGTATAGAATACTTCACCAACCCCAGTACCAGATCATGGGTAGTCTCCTTAAAAATAAATTATTGA
- the ettA gene encoding energy-dependent translational throttle protein EttA — MAGEKIIFSMEGVNKIYPPNKQVLKNIYLSFYYGAKIGVLGLNGAGKSSLLRIIAGTDQNYQGKVVFDKDYKIGMLEQEPHLDPDKTVRQVVEEGVGPLVALIKDYEEVCNKLAEPLEDDEMNRLIDRQAELMDQLDQQNAWELDHKLNTAMEALRCPEENQVIKVLSGGEKRRVALCRLLLSNPDILLLDEPTNHLDAESVLWLEQYLQNFPGTVIAVTHDRYFLDNAAGWILELDRGEGIPYKGNYSSWLEQKTKRLEMEEKQETKRKKSLERELEWVRMSPKARQSKGKARLNAYDKLINEEVKEKEATLELYIPPGPRLGDVVIEANKLTKGFGERILFENLSFSIPKNGIVGIIGPNGVGKSTLFKIIMGLEQADSGSVTIGETVHLSYVDQTHKDLNPEKTIYEVVSQGNDIITIGKTEINARSYLARFNFTGSDQQKKIGVLSGGERNRLHLAMTLKDGGNVLLLDEPTNDIDINTLRALEEAIDHFAGAVLVISHDRWFMDRLATHILSFEDDGQVVFFEGNFSDYEEKKKARLGDLTPKRPKFKNVINR; from the coding sequence ATGGCAGGCGAAAAAATCATTTTTTCAATGGAAGGGGTCAATAAGATCTATCCTCCCAACAAACAAGTACTCAAAAACATCTATCTCAGCTTTTATTATGGTGCCAAGATCGGTGTGCTCGGTCTCAACGGAGCCGGCAAATCCAGTTTGCTGCGTATCATAGCCGGCACGGATCAAAACTACCAGGGCAAAGTAGTTTTTGACAAAGATTATAAGATCGGTATGCTCGAGCAGGAGCCTCACCTGGATCCGGACAAAACAGTGCGGCAGGTTGTAGAGGAAGGAGTCGGCCCGCTCGTGGCCCTGATCAAAGACTATGAGGAAGTGTGCAATAAACTGGCAGAACCGCTCGAAGATGATGAAATGAACCGACTCATCGATCGTCAGGCGGAACTAATGGATCAACTCGATCAGCAAAATGCCTGGGAGCTGGATCACAAACTCAATACAGCCATGGAGGCACTCCGCTGTCCGGAAGAAAACCAGGTGATCAAAGTGCTCTCCGGTGGTGAAAAAAGAAGAGTCGCTTTGTGCAGATTATTATTGAGCAACCCGGATATTCTCTTGCTGGATGAGCCTACCAACCACCTGGACGCTGAAAGTGTACTGTGGTTAGAGCAATATCTGCAAAACTTTCCAGGTACGGTCATAGCGGTCACCCACGACCGATATTTCCTGGACAATGCGGCAGGCTGGATACTGGAACTTGATCGGGGAGAGGGCATCCCTTACAAAGGCAATTACAGCAGTTGGTTGGAACAAAAAACCAAGCGACTGGAGATGGAAGAAAAACAAGAAACCAAACGCAAAAAGTCCCTGGAGCGGGAACTGGAGTGGGTACGCATGTCACCCAAAGCCCGACAATCAAAGGGCAAGGCCCGTCTCAATGCTTATGACAAACTGATCAATGAAGAGGTAAAAGAAAAAGAGGCTACACTCGAACTCTATATCCCACCGGGACCCAGATTGGGCGATGTCGTGATAGAAGCAAATAAACTGACCAAAGGTTTTGGAGAAAGAATACTGTTTGAAAACCTATCATTTTCTATTCCTAAAAACGGCATAGTAGGGATCATTGGCCCCAATGGTGTAGGTAAGTCTACCTTATTTAAAATCATTATGGGCCTGGAGCAGGCAGATAGTGGCTCTGTCACGATCGGCGAGACGGTCCATCTCTCTTATGTAGATCAGACCCACAAAGACCTCAATCCTGAAAAAACTATTTACGAAGTAGTCAGCCAGGGCAATGATATCATCACCATCGGCAAGACAGAGATCAATGCACGGTCCTACCTGGCACGATTTAACTTTACCGGCAGTGATCAGCAGAAAAAAATTGGTGTATTGTCTGGTGGAGAGCGTAACCGCCTGCATCTCGCTATGACCTTAAAAGATGGAGGCAATGTACTCTTACTCGATGAGCCTACCAATGATATTGATATCAATACCCTTCGTGCACTCGAAGAAGCCATCGACCATTTTGCCGGCGCTGTATTAGTCATATCGCACGACAGGTGGTTTATGGATAGACTCGCGACCCATATTCTTTCTTTTGAAGATGATGGCCAGGTAGTCTTCTTCGAAGGAAACTTCAGTGATTACGAAGAAAAGAAAAAAGCACGCCTGGGTGATTTGACTCCGAAACGGCCCAAGTTTAAAAATGTGATCAATCGGTAA
- a CDS encoding GNAT family N-acetyltransferase, protein MTIRPATTQDHEVIWEILKAVVATGDTYVFNPDSSQDKMMAFWCDPDAHVYIAEDGSRIVGTYRIKANQPDRGSHIANGAYMVSPQAKGQGIGRSMGIHSLEQARLLGYHAMQFNFVIKTNTAAVNLWKSLGFEIVGEIPSAFKHQTLGYVNVYIMYKSLQ, encoded by the coding sequence ATGACCATCAGACCAGCTACCACCCAGGACCATGAAGTAATCTGGGAGATCTTAAAAGCTGTCGTAGCTACAGGCGACACCTACGTATTTAACCCGGACTCTTCACAAGACAAAATGATGGCCTTTTGGTGTGACCCCGATGCACATGTCTATATAGCAGAAGATGGTTCCCGAATCGTTGGCACCTATAGGATCAAAGCCAATCAACCAGATCGGGGATCACATATAGCCAACGGAGCATATATGGTGTCACCACAGGCCAAAGGACAAGGGATCGGGCGGTCGATGGGGATTCATTCCCTTGAACAGGCACGCCTGCTTGGCTATCATGCGATGCAATTTAATTTTGTAATAAAAACCAATACAGCCGCGGTCAATTTGTGGAAATCTCTTGGATTTGAGATCGTCGGAGAAATCCCTTCAGCCTTCAAACACCAAACTTTGGGCTATGTCAATGTGTACATCATGTATAAAAGCTTGCAATAA
- a CDS encoding D-tyrosyl-tRNA(Tyr) deacylase: MRVLIQRVKEAKVTIESGKVTGAIGGGLLLLIGIENEDTTEDIHYLVHKIAQLRIFDDAAGVMNLSVMDIRGSILVVSQFTLHASTKKGNRPSYIKAARPEIAIPLYESFVATIKSLSGLEIQTGVFGAMMEVTLINDGPVTIWMDSKMKEY; this comes from the coding sequence ATGCGAGTACTTATACAGCGGGTAAAAGAAGCCAAAGTCACCATAGAATCCGGTAAGGTGACCGGTGCTATTGGTGGAGGACTGCTCCTACTGATAGGTATAGAAAACGAAGATACCACTGAGGATATCCATTACCTGGTGCACAAAATCGCTCAGCTTCGCATCTTTGACGATGCAGCAGGGGTGATGAACCTGAGTGTCATGGACATCCGTGGCAGCATATTGGTCGTCAGTCAATTTACCTTACATGCCTCCACCAAAAAAGGCAATCGCCCATCCTATATCAAAGCTGCGCGACCTGAGATAGCCATCCCTTTGTATGAATCGTTTGTAGCAACGATCAAATCTTTGTCAGGTCTCGAGATCCAAACCGGGGTGTTCGGGGCAATGATGGAAGTGACATTGATTAATGATGGACCGGTAACTATCTGGATGGACTCAAAGATGAAAGAATATTGA
- the mutL gene encoding DNA mismatch repair endonuclease MutL — translation MSDIIRLLPDSIANQIAAGEVIQRPASVVKELLENAIDADSTRIQLIIKDAGKTLIQVIDNGSGMSDTDARMAFERHATSKIKKSEDLQHIRTLGFRGEALASMAAVAQVELKTRLHDRDLGTKITIAGSAFQSQEPCQSPGGTSFAVSNLFYNVPARRKFLKSDPVELRNIIEEFEHIALAYPELEMTCHHNDTEVYNLPKGNLRQRIIGVFGKSIGDKIVSVDEQTDLVNIGGFIGKVEVSKKKRGDQYLFVNRRYIRSSYLHHAIRAAYEALIAEEDHPFYVLFLDIDPTRIDVNVHPSKHEIKFLDERIIYQYIRVASRHALGQYVPLSLNFDESNPGFDHQLSPGMHAATMHRTTTFQGGGPVETQQDWRKLYDGLKSPGSLQDQPAMVISSQMDYEDDPSGQSVVDGQIHQSNISSTEQNQGGQQKVPYQIHRSYILSPIASGFLIIDQEKAHQRILYEKYLTQMQDQPAPSQRTLFPTTIQYTGADQVLLSQMLPQLAALGFEIEPFGPTSFIVHGMPMDWRESGSIHEFLETLLRQEVEESDQKKNHRAYIARYVARYQSIKLGQKLSEEEMQYLIDQLFACKDAEWGPFGGKCYSSISLEEIKKRMA, via the coding sequence ATGTCAGACATCATACGACTACTCCCCGACTCCATAGCCAACCAGATCGCTGCAGGTGAGGTCATTCAACGCCCGGCATCTGTGGTAAAAGAGTTATTAGAAAATGCCATTGACGCAGATTCCACCCGCATCCAGTTGATCATCAAAGATGCCGGTAAAACCCTCATCCAGGTAATAGATAATGGCAGCGGTATGTCGGATACGGATGCCCGCATGGCTTTTGAACGGCATGCTACCTCGAAAATCAAAAAGTCTGAAGATCTCCAACATATTCGCACCCTGGGATTTAGAGGAGAAGCCCTCGCATCTATGGCCGCGGTGGCCCAGGTAGAATTAAAGACCAGGTTGCATGACAGAGACCTGGGTACTAAAATCACCATAGCTGGATCGGCGTTTCAGTCACAAGAACCCTGCCAGTCACCTGGCGGTACCAGCTTTGCTGTGTCTAACCTGTTTTATAATGTCCCTGCCAGGAGAAAATTTTTAAAATCAGATCCGGTAGAGTTGCGCAATATCATCGAAGAATTTGAGCACATCGCCCTTGCTTACCCTGAACTGGAGATGACTTGTCACCACAATGACACCGAAGTATACAATTTGCCGAAAGGAAATCTGAGACAACGGATCATCGGAGTTTTTGGAAAAAGTATTGGTGATAAAATAGTCAGCGTAGACGAACAAACGGATCTCGTCAACATTGGCGGTTTTATCGGTAAAGTGGAGGTGAGTAAGAAAAAAAGAGGCGATCAATATCTATTTGTTAATCGAAGATATATCCGCAGCTCCTATCTTCATCACGCTATCCGGGCAGCTTATGAGGCTTTGATCGCGGAGGAGGATCACCCATTCTATGTATTATTTTTGGACATAGATCCTACCAGAATCGATGTCAATGTACACCCCAGCAAACATGAGATTAAGTTTCTGGACGAACGCATCATCTATCAATATATAAGAGTAGCCTCCAGGCATGCTTTGGGCCAGTATGTTCCCTTGTCTTTGAATTTTGATGAATCGAATCCTGGTTTTGATCACCAGCTGTCTCCTGGAATGCATGCTGCGACCATGCATAGGACCACTACCTTTCAAGGAGGGGGCCCTGTAGAAACTCAGCAAGACTGGAGAAAACTTTATGATGGGTTAAAATCACCGGGTAGTCTGCAGGACCAGCCTGCGATGGTCATCAGTAGTCAGATGGACTATGAAGATGATCCATCTGGCCAATCGGTGGTAGATGGACAGATCCACCAGAGCAATATTTCTTCTACGGAACAAAATCAGGGTGGCCAGCAAAAGGTCCCCTACCAAATACACCGGTCGTACATCTTATCTCCGATCGCATCCGGTTTTTTGATCATAGACCAGGAAAAGGCACATCAAAGGATTTTATATGAAAAATACCTAACTCAGATGCAAGACCAACCGGCCCCAAGTCAGAGAACCTTATTTCCAACTACTATACAATATACAGGGGCTGATCAGGTGCTTTTAAGTCAAATGCTGCCCCAGCTAGCGGCACTTGGATTTGAAATAGAACCCTTTGGCCCGACGAGTTTCATCGTGCATGGTATGCCTATGGACTGGAGAGAGTCAGGTTCTATCCATGAATTTTTGGAGACTTTGCTCAGACAAGAAGTCGAAGAATCAGATCAAAAAAAGAATCATCGAGCGTATATAGCCAGATACGTAGCTCGTTATCAAAGTATCAAGCTCGGTCAAAAATTGAGTGAAGAGGAAATGCAATATCTTATAGATCAATTATTTGCATGTAAAGATGCCGAGTGGGGCCCTTTTGGAGGTAAATGTTACTCCAGTATCAGCCTGGAAGAGATCAAAAAAAGAATGGCCTGA
- a CDS encoding DUF2147 domain-containing protein has product MKFLFLVFVVIGSLSLKSQSVTGTWKTVDDRDGAERSYVEIYETSGQLYGKITKLLKEPPEKLCDKCKGERKDKPLQGMIVIEALSRVKDTYSNGRIYDPVTGNDYSCSIWIEPDKPNELRVRGKHWSGIYRTQTWYRVQSQP; this is encoded by the coding sequence ATGAAATTTCTTTTTTTAGTCTTTGTTGTGATCGGGTCCTTATCCCTTAAATCCCAATCTGTCACAGGCACCTGGAAGACAGTGGATGACCGCGACGGCGCCGAACGATCTTATGTTGAGATCTACGAAACTTCAGGTCAGCTCTATGGAAAGATCACCAAGCTATTAAAAGAACCGCCGGAAAAGCTTTGTGATAAATGTAAGGGCGAACGAAAAGATAAACCCTTGCAAGGTATGATCGTCATCGAAGCGCTCTCCAGGGTCAAAGATACTTATAGCAATGGCAGGATCTATGACCCGGTGACAGGTAATGACTATAGTTGTAGTATCTGGATCGAACCTGACAAACCTAATGAACTAAGGGTACGGGGAAAACATTGGTCCGGCATCTATAGGACTCAGACCTGGTATCGGGTACAAAGTCAGCCGTAG
- a CDS encoding SusD/RagB family nutrient-binding outer membrane lipoprotein has protein sequence MKNIRFIILSLFIASTFSCEKVVEGINDNPNNISSDNFDAGVLLLKGIELANISVQVGHQNRIAGMWSGQTTGAVLLYKSIYEYNLSAEETDGIWQNAYQGVVKQARLLREHTAGSPKAAQLSGIAKVLEANAMGTIASYFGDVPYSEISNDEILDPVFQSQKEVFAQVQTLLDGAITDLASTTSSTLAEDLQFAGNVAKWGKVAHTLKARLYLYTREYDKAYQEALKGISATTEVLAYTPPNLGIGSQNNNYKMIDQRGGYWAFGGTYLSNLLTTKRNNAKTQEAARLTYYKFDGNAANNNKGIAKIDRPITMVGYEENLLMIAETAARAGKLDEALTNLNKLRAHLASGKGFEKLVAADALKYDPYVLDDFAAGGMENADGIPQNRALLREIIEERYVSGFTQLMPFDDLRRLSTKEKDIAVLPPFNTATASKYPQRFIVSQAEISANANAPADPGIFAETEVNK, from the coding sequence ATGAAAAATATACGATTCATCATATTATCTCTATTCATTGCATCTACTTTCAGTTGCGAAAAAGTCGTAGAAGGGATCAATGACAATCCCAACAATATCTCTTCTGACAATTTTGATGCAGGGGTATTATTGTTAAAAGGCATCGAATTGGCCAATATCTCTGTACAGGTAGGCCATCAAAACCGGATCGCCGGTATGTGGAGTGGTCAGACTACAGGTGCAGTATTATTATATAAAAGTATCTACGAATACAACCTTTCCGCTGAAGAGACCGATGGAATCTGGCAAAACGCCTATCAGGGTGTGGTAAAACAAGCAAGGTTGCTCAGGGAGCATACGGCAGGTAGCCCTAAAGCAGCGCAATTATCCGGTATCGCCAAAGTATTGGAAGCAAATGCGATGGGTACGATCGCCAGTTATTTTGGAGATGTCCCTTATAGTGAGATATCCAATGACGAGATACTGGATCCTGTATTCCAATCACAAAAAGAAGTTTTTGCACAAGTGCAGACCTTATTGGATGGAGCTATTACCGATTTGGCCAGCACGACTTCCAGTACCTTAGCAGAAGATCTTCAATTTGCTGGTAATGTCGCCAAATGGGGCAAAGTAGCCCATACACTCAAAGCTCGTTTGTATCTGTATACCCGCGAGTATGACAAAGCTTACCAGGAGGCACTCAAAGGTATATCCGCTACAACTGAAGTGCTTGCCTATACTCCCCCCAATTTAGGTATAGGAAGCCAAAACAATAATTACAAAATGATAGACCAACGGGGAGGTTATTGGGCTTTTGGTGGTACCTATTTGTCCAATCTGCTTACCACTAAAAGGAACAATGCCAAGACACAGGAAGCAGCCCGCCTCACCTATTATAAATTTGATGGCAATGCAGCCAATAACAATAAGGGTATAGCCAAAATAGACCGGCCAATCACCATGGTTGGATACGAAGAAAATCTACTGATGATCGCCGAGACCGCCGCAAGAGCCGGCAAACTTGATGAGGCACTGACCAATCTCAATAAGCTTCGCGCTCACCTGGCTTCAGGCAAGGGATTTGAAAAACTCGTTGCTGCCGATGCCTTAAAATACGATCCTTATGTATTGGACGACTTTGCTGCAGGTGGAATGGAAAATGCGGATGGTATACCTCAGAACAGAGCACTGCTCAGAGAAATTATCGAAGAACGATATGTATCCGGATTTACCCAACTGATGCCGTTTGACGATTTGCGAAGATTGAGTACCAAAGAAAAAGATATTGCGGTCCTGCCTCCATTCAACACAGCTACTGCCTCTAAATATCCTCAACGCTTTATAGTCTCCCAGGCTGAGATCAGTGCCAATGCAAATGCTCCTGCTGACCCGGGTATATTTGCTGAGACAGAAGTAAACAAGTAA